A window of the Pyrodictium abyssi genome harbors these coding sequences:
- a CDS encoding transcriptional regulator, translated as MPSDRAVGALLVVVSIVVIVVYGWLLFAPPREGLDVLLLKLTAFIAVAGVFGILAWIGYTLATTPPPKPIEEIEKELEEELKRLEKELEETEKKQEQEKS; from the coding sequence ATGCCTTCGGATAGGGCTGTTGGCGCGCTGCTTGTTGTGGTCTCTATTGTCGTTATCGTGGTGTATGGCTGGCTACTGTTTGCGCCGCCGCGTGAGGGGCTCGACGTGCTGCTGCTGAAGCTGACAGCGTTCATAGCCGTGGCGGGGGTCTTCGGCATACTGGCCTGGATAGGCTACACGCTGGCAACCACGCCGCCGCCCAAGCCCATCGAGGAGATAGAGAAAGAGCTCGAGGAGGAGCTCAAACGACTCGAAAAAGAGCTAGAAGAGACAGAGAAGAAGCAGGAACAGGAAAAGAGCTAG
- a CDS encoding thioesterase family protein, which translates to MADKPLFAARYRVHWSETDAAGIMHFSNFFRVIERCEEDLLASLDLMDRIVGHGIPPIAFPRVHAECQYQAPLRLADTYRVEVTSIEIGRTSIAYRFRIVNETLGRVSAECSIVAVAYSLAEGRPIPVPEEMRKKLLEIGAAEKNNQKQQEGQRDPATGSS; encoded by the coding sequence ATGGCTGACAAGCCCCTCTTCGCGGCGCGGTACCGTGTCCACTGGAGCGAGACAGACGCTGCAGGGATAATGCATTTCAGCAACTTCTTCCGGGTAATCGAGCGCTGCGAGGAGGACCTCCTAGCCAGCCTCGACCTCATGGACAGGATAGTGGGCCACGGGATACCGCCAATAGCGTTCCCACGCGTCCACGCCGAGTGCCAGTACCAGGCCCCCCTAAGGCTCGCTGACACCTACCGCGTCGAGGTGACCAGCATAGAGATAGGGAGGACCAGCATAGCCTACAGGTTCCGCATCGTGAACGAGACCCTGGGCCGCGTCTCAGCCGAGTGCAGTATAGTGGCAGTAGCATACAGTCTAGCCGAAGGCAGGCCCATACCGGTCCCAGAGGAGATGAGGAAAAAGCTCCTAGAGATAGGGGCAGCAGAAAAGAACAACCAGAAGCAGCAGGAAGGCCAGCGGGACCCGGCCACCGGGAGCAGCTAG
- a CDS encoding ATP-binding cassette domain-containing protein produces MCVSVEGEVWARGRLLYRVEGLDLPCRGVAALIGSNGSGKSTLLRALAGLAGGVAGRAWARRPIAYMPEDSFSPPGARVADWLRLNGVDPRVAEGLLPRRYLYSRIRGLSRGWRRFVELLGVLGNEASVYLLDEPFSGMDPERVGTAGALVRGVAERSLVVVTGQSLAAIAEALSPDQVLILRGGRLERAERVEAHGVHG; encoded by the coding sequence GTGTGCGTTAGCGTCGAGGGCGAGGTCTGGGCCAGGGGTAGGCTCCTCTACCGTGTCGAGGGGCTGGACCTCCCCTGCCGTGGCGTTGCAGCACTGATAGGCAGCAATGGTAGTGGTAAATCGACGCTGCTCCGCGCCCTAGCCGGGCTAGCTGGGGGCGTCGCGGGTAGGGCGTGGGCGCGTAGACCCATAGCCTATATGCCGGAGGACAGCTTCTCGCCGCCAGGCGCGCGTGTAGCAGACTGGCTCCGGCTCAACGGTGTAGACCCCCGTGTCGCCGAGGGCCTCCTGCCGAGGAGGTACCTGTATTCCAGGATACGCGGCCTTAGCCGCGGGTGGCGCCGCTTCGTAGAGCTACTAGGGGTCCTCGGTAACGAGGCGAGTGTCTACCTTCTGGATGAGCCTTTCTCCGGCATGGACCCCGAGAGGGTAGGTACGGCTGGTGCCCTAGTACGCGGCGTCGCCGAGAGGAGCCTCGTCGTGGTTACGGGGCAGAGCCTCGCGGCTATAGCCGAGGCTCTCAGCCCAGACCAGGTCCTAATCCTAAGAGGTGGGCGGCTTGAGAGGGCTGAGCGTGTGGAGGCTCACGGTGTTCACGGCTAA
- a CDS encoding winged helix-turn-helix domain-containing protein, giving the protein MRGRGAQSPPGGCRELDRKRLRELLLEPTRLLIVAVLAEGCRRFIELYRLLGVSKGSLHFHLRVLEENCVVTRSYRLSSSDRPALMVCLSSDARRVLVEALEEVIMELAGIREKLLEKETE; this is encoded by the coding sequence ATGCGGGGACGAGGCGCTCAGAGCCCTCCAGGGGGCTGCAGAGAGCTAGACAGGAAGAGGCTAAGGGAGCTGCTGCTAGAGCCGACTAGGCTACTAATAGTAGCTGTCCTCGCGGAGGGCTGCCGCCGGTTCATAGAGCTGTACAGGCTACTAGGCGTGTCGAAGGGAAGTCTCCACTTCCACCTAAGAGTCCTCGAAGAAAACTGCGTGGTGACGAGGAGCTACCGTCTCAGCAGCAGCGACCGGCCAGCCCTCATGGTCTGCCTCAGCAGCGATGCGCGCCGGGTGCTCGTAGAGGCGCTGGAAGAGGTCATAATGGAGCTCGCGGGTATACGGGAAAAGCTGCTAGAGAAAGAAACAGAGTGA
- a CDS encoding beta-propeller domain-containing protein: MRTDARLAVLLLTAVAVSLAAGYLIGAWRSGESAQPEAGGTTYTTTVATAPVPTCTPGQQNSTATGAVETTTKRPGSGVPIAAPSGPNGMAACPVNASRTVSLEWTGYGYRAPWEDIEAVRQYLLQAGKAGPVYPIRLGVAVAEPGALEAAVQATLEQLAAQAPITLEVQTEAAMSSPAQPEYSATNVQVAGVDEPDIVKTNGTHIAVATGRRVELYRAYPPGKLGLAGVFDAYRKIMEFVGDERLVLVSDGHMEPVAPVQHYVRVRGLYMEGGRLIVLAEEARSPWPLEPRTWIIALSPSLEPLWIRSITGSFYDARLYNGTLVVVTSTGSLVRPMIVDAIASRVIPAPEPPVIVGPGATETIVAAFSTETGNAATLTLIGAQPSAIYMPASGSLYLVLPGVEELHGVLGDRLDASIEDLLKKLESVERTLYRSLGKSLLVRVAVGHEPRLEAAASTVVPGLVRKQWMLDEYNGMLRVVLEEQSQKDGRRVTKVSLYILDAGTLKEVGRLDEVVVDERVHAVRFLGPRLYLVTFRQVDPLFAIDLSDPENPRVLGFLEAPGFDEYIHPVNETLLVGVGREGPRLRISLYRVHSDARIEVLSRVYIGSDKQGWSYAWSPVLDPRWGHRAFTLDARHGYILVPVSGVVRYYVAGVVNGKTVTKEVVKPKSGVAVVKLDEAAGKLGLVAILEHRDAARSLYIDDAIYTVSPGSLPRIKAFDAETLKPIAYAPRPVEASIRDIREDPQSYQGRLVKIEGMSLGWSGLDEPPPVTRSDWVLSDGTGRIYVAATRGPIPSYGEKVTVIGTVRISGGGQPYIEPAEVIIER, from the coding sequence ATGAGGACGGATGCACGGCTAGCTGTTCTCCTCCTGACGGCCGTAGCCGTGAGCCTTGCCGCAGGCTACCTTATTGGCGCCTGGAGAAGCGGCGAAAGCGCCCAGCCAGAGGCCGGAGGCACAACGTATACTACCACTGTGGCAACAGCCCCTGTGCCTACCTGTACTCCGGGGCAGCAAAATAGCACGGCCACAGGGGCCGTCGAAACCACGACAAAGCGGCCGGGCAGCGGGGTCCCTATAGCCGCGCCGAGCGGCCCCAACGGCATGGCCGCGTGCCCGGTTAACGCTAGCAGGACTGTGAGCCTCGAGTGGACAGGGTACGGCTACCGAGCACCCTGGGAGGACATAGAAGCCGTTAGGCAGTACCTACTCCAAGCTGGCAAGGCCGGCCCAGTCTACCCTATACGGCTTGGCGTAGCTGTCGCGGAGCCAGGGGCCTTGGAAGCCGCTGTACAGGCTACACTCGAGCAACTGGCGGCACAAGCCCCTATAACTCTCGAAGTACAGACTGAAGCAGCTATGTCCAGCCCGGCACAGCCGGAGTATAGTGCTACGAACGTGCAGGTCGCTGGAGTAGATGAGCCCGACATAGTCAAGACCAATGGGACCCACATAGCGGTTGCAACGGGGAGAAGAGTTGAGCTCTACCGGGCGTACCCGCCCGGCAAGCTGGGCCTAGCAGGCGTATTCGACGCGTATAGGAAGATAATGGAGTTCGTCGGCGACGAGAGGCTTGTACTGGTGTCAGACGGGCACATGGAGCCCGTGGCGCCGGTGCAGCACTATGTGCGCGTGAGAGGGCTCTACATGGAGGGCGGCAGGCTGATAGTGCTGGCAGAGGAGGCAAGGAGCCCCTGGCCGCTCGAGCCGAGAACATGGATAATAGCGCTGAGCCCTAGCCTAGAGCCTCTATGGATTAGGAGCATCACCGGAAGCTTCTACGACGCCAGGCTATACAATGGCACGCTAGTAGTGGTCACCTCTACAGGGTCCCTGGTACGGCCCATGATAGTGGACGCGATAGCCTCCAGGGTGATCCCAGCCCCCGAGCCGCCCGTGATAGTGGGCCCCGGGGCCACCGAGACCATAGTAGCCGCGTTCAGCACCGAGACGGGGAATGCTGCTACGCTGACGCTCATAGGGGCGCAGCCCTCTGCGATATACATGCCTGCGAGCGGTAGCCTCTACCTGGTGCTTCCCGGCGTAGAGGAGCTCCACGGCGTCCTAGGCGACAGGCTGGATGCCAGCATAGAGGACTTGTTGAAGAAGCTGGAGAGCGTGGAGAGGACGCTCTACCGGAGCCTGGGCAAGAGCCTGCTCGTAAGGGTGGCTGTAGGCCATGAGCCGCGGCTAGAGGCCGCAGCCAGCACAGTAGTGCCCGGGCTTGTCCGGAAGCAGTGGATGCTCGACGAGTACAACGGGATGCTGCGCGTGGTCCTGGAGGAGCAGAGCCAGAAGGACGGGAGGCGGGTCACCAAGGTTAGCCTATACATCCTAGACGCTGGCACGCTGAAGGAGGTTGGTAGGCTCGACGAGGTGGTGGTGGACGAGCGTGTCCACGCGGTAAGGTTCCTGGGGCCCCGGCTGTACCTGGTGACGTTCCGCCAGGTGGATCCGCTGTTCGCTATAGACCTCAGTGACCCGGAGAACCCTAGGGTGCTTGGGTTCCTGGAGGCGCCGGGCTTCGACGAGTACATACACCCTGTGAACGAGACGCTACTGGTGGGGGTGGGCCGTGAGGGGCCGCGTCTGCGTATAAGCCTGTACCGTGTGCACAGCGACGCGCGGATAGAGGTCCTGAGCCGGGTGTACATCGGCAGCGACAAGCAGGGCTGGAGCTACGCCTGGAGCCCCGTGCTGGACCCGAGGTGGGGTCACCGCGCCTTCACACTGGATGCACGGCACGGCTACATCCTGGTACCCGTCAGCGGCGTTGTACGCTACTATGTCGCGGGCGTGGTGAACGGCAAGACTGTTACAAAGGAGGTTGTGAAGCCCAAGAGCGGAGTCGCAGTGGTGAAGCTGGACGAGGCTGCAGGAAAGCTAGGGCTCGTAGCCATACTGGAGCACCGGGATGCTGCAAGGAGCCTCTACATAGACGACGCCATATACACGGTGTCGCCGGGCAGCCTACCGCGCATAAAGGCGTTCGACGCTGAGACTCTGAAGCCCATAGCGTACGCTCCCAGGCCGGTGGAGGCCAGTATACGCGATATACGCGAGGACCCTCAGAGCTACCAGGGCAGGCTGGTCAAGATAGAGGGCATGTCTCTCGGCTGGAGCGGGTTAGACGAGCCGCCGCCGGTTACGCGGAGCGACTGGGTGCTCAGCGACGGCACTGGCAGGATATACGTGGCCGCAACCCGGGGCCCGATACCGAGCTACGGCGAGAAGGTGACAGTAATAGGCACCGTAAGGATAAGCGGTGGCGGGCAGCCATACATAGAGCCCGCCGAGGTGATAATAGAGAGGTAG
- a CDS encoding winged helix-turn-helix domain-containing protein encodes MAGKGLEGGARDPLLELSGTALRAYMLLLRSRRPMGVRELQHRLGLRSPSTARHHLERLVELGLARRVEGGYVAEPPKTGLLRAYIIVRGRLVPRSLATAAFTLAATLAYAVLPGSDPAAVAVLSVAAALSLLDAYTAYRAAETLRIDSAQQRPS; translated from the coding sequence ATGGCGGGCAAGGGCCTAGAGGGTGGCGCCAGGGACCCGCTGCTAGAGCTTAGCGGCACCGCACTGCGAGCCTACATGCTCCTCCTCCGCAGCCGCCGGCCCATGGGCGTGAGGGAGCTCCAGCACCGCCTAGGCCTAAGGAGCCCGAGCACGGCCCGGCACCACCTCGAGCGGCTCGTAGAGCTCGGGCTCGCCCGCCGTGTAGAAGGAGGCTACGTAGCCGAGCCCCCGAAGACCGGCCTGCTACGCGCCTACATCATCGTGCGCGGCAGGCTCGTACCCCGGAGCCTAGCCACGGCAGCATTCACCCTAGCCGCTACCCTGGCCTATGCAGTCCTACCCGGCAGCGACCCAGCAGCTGTAGCGGTGCTCTCCGTGGCCGCTGCGTTATCGTTGCTCGACGCGTACACGGCCTACCGGGCAGCCGAGACGCTGAGAATAGACTCGGCACAGCAGCGGCCCAGCTAG
- a CDS encoding leucyl aminopeptidase produces MRGSLAVGKAGDGVDAVAYVAGREALDWLRAVDPLAGHVIDLGDFRAGLEEALVLYRMGGAPRLILSGAGGEDEWLGHAERLRVAVAAAVRQARRLKQVKRLGIVVEKGLLEKAAEEGSGEAWALEQALVAADMANYAYSLHGRGERPHVLAEIRLEPGNEKALEQARAVAEGVRLARDLANAPANIMGPDGLEQEARELARRLGLGIRVLHRGELESLGMGGILAVGEGSDSEPRLIILEYHGGGKKVAVIGKAVAFDAGGLDLKPPQAMLEMKYDKSGGAAAMGIVAAAARLRLPVDLVALIPAVENMPSGRAYKPLDVIRMYNGTTVEIGNTDAEGRLIMADALAYAAERYKPDIMIDLATLTGAAVVALGNHAAALMSNNEELASKLERAAWRAGEPAWRLPTWPVYEKQLESKTADTSNVGGRWAGAITAAKFLEKFVDGRPWAHLDIAGVAWVQDKGPWKPYYPGGATGWGVRTVVELLRSL; encoded by the coding sequence GTGCGCGGCTCACTCGCTGTGGGCAAAGCGGGGGACGGCGTGGACGCTGTCGCGTACGTCGCCGGCCGCGAGGCTCTCGACTGGCTCCGCGCCGTGGACCCCCTCGCCGGCCACGTTATCGACCTAGGCGATTTCCGTGCGGGGCTAGAGGAGGCCCTAGTCCTCTACCGCATGGGCGGCGCCCCCCGCCTGATACTCTCGGGGGCTGGCGGCGAGGACGAGTGGCTGGGGCACGCTGAGAGGCTCCGCGTAGCCGTCGCGGCCGCGGTGAGGCAGGCACGCCGCCTCAAGCAGGTCAAGAGGCTCGGCATAGTCGTCGAGAAGGGGCTCCTAGAGAAGGCCGCAGAGGAGGGCTCCGGGGAGGCCTGGGCGCTGGAGCAGGCACTAGTAGCAGCAGACATGGCCAACTACGCCTATAGCCTCCACGGCCGGGGCGAGCGCCCCCACGTCCTCGCGGAGATACGTCTAGAGCCCGGCAACGAGAAGGCCCTGGAGCAGGCTAGGGCGGTCGCGGAGGGTGTGAGGCTGGCCAGGGACCTGGCGAACGCCCCCGCCAACATAATGGGGCCTGACGGCCTGGAGCAGGAGGCGCGGGAGCTAGCCCGCCGGCTAGGCCTCGGGATAAGGGTGCTACACCGGGGCGAGCTAGAGAGCCTCGGCATGGGCGGGATACTAGCAGTCGGCGAGGGCAGCGACTCGGAGCCCCGGCTGATAATACTCGAGTACCATGGCGGAGGCAAGAAGGTCGCTGTGATAGGCAAGGCGGTAGCATTCGACGCCGGCGGCCTCGACCTCAAGCCCCCGCAGGCAATGCTCGAGATGAAGTACGACAAGAGCGGCGGCGCGGCAGCAATGGGCATAGTAGCTGCAGCGGCCAGGCTCCGCCTCCCCGTAGACCTGGTAGCCCTCATCCCCGCTGTCGAGAACATGCCTAGCGGCCGCGCCTACAAGCCCCTAGACGTAATACGGATGTACAACGGCACCACGGTAGAGATAGGCAACACCGACGCAGAGGGCAGGCTCATAATGGCCGACGCTCTGGCCTACGCCGCGGAGCGCTACAAGCCAGACATAATGATAGACCTCGCCACCCTCACCGGCGCAGCAGTAGTAGCCCTAGGCAACCACGCAGCCGCCCTCATGTCCAACAACGAGGAGCTAGCATCAAAGCTAGAGCGGGCAGCGTGGCGCGCCGGCGAGCCGGCCTGGAGGCTCCCCACGTGGCCTGTCTACGAGAAGCAGCTAGAGAGCAAGACCGCGGACACGAGCAACGTCGGCGGCCGCTGGGCCGGCGCCATCACGGCCGCAAAGTTCCTCGAGAAGTTCGTAGACGGCCGGCCCTGGGCCCACCTAGACATAGCGGGCGTAGCCTGGGTCCAGGACAAGGGGCCCTGGAAGCCATACTACCCAGGCGGCGCCACCGGCTGGGGCGTACGCACAGTAGTAGAGCTCCTCCGCAGCCTCTAA
- a CDS encoding radical SAM protein: MLIPNYKYRSGRLLSYILLEVTQSCNLRCRHCYINAAFNKRNNLELNEIKKVLREAADLGVVGIGITGGEPFIRKDIHEILKYAADLGLYVQIFTNGTLLTKYDIQMLAKLGEYLDRMRVSLYGTRDIHDYVTGVRGSYDLTVRNIKLMLRENLPVAINFTITKPIMDKLDEAFASIKSTGVEDIVYGIIFPQGRASENNDLLFEFSDLIHLYKKLYKMIVKDNIINYSNIMLDINNISRNMEKMKILSKEYRVPVEGLIWLGSCGAGASFLYINTNGDVYPCNKIYSIKLGNIKQILRSLASSRAMVS; this comes from the coding sequence ATGCTTATACCTAATTATAAGTATCGAAGTGGAAGACTACTAAGTTACATACTACTAGAGGTTACTCAGAGCTGTAATCTACGTTGTCGCCATTGTTATATTAACGCTGCATTTAATAAAAGGAACAATCTTGAGTTGAATGAAATTAAGAAGGTTCTTAGAGAAGCTGCGGACTTGGGTGTAGTAGGTATAGGTATAACTGGAGGCGAACCCTTCATTCGTAAAGATATCCACGAAATTTTAAAATATGCAGCTGATCTAGGGCTGTATGTACAGATATTTACGAATGGAACATTGTTAACAAAATACGATATACAAATGTTAGCCAAACTTGGTGAGTATCTGGATCGTATGAGAGTGAGTCTCTATGGAACGCGGGATATCCACGATTATGTTACTGGGGTCAGAGGTTCATATGACCTAACAGTAAGAAATATAAAACTTATGCTTAGAGAAAATCTGCCAGTAGCTATTAACTTTACTATAACCAAACCTATTATGGATAAACTTGATGAAGCGTTTGCTAGCATTAAGAGTACTGGTGTTGAAGACATAGTCTATGGTATTATATTTCCTCAAGGACGTGCATCGGAGAATAATGACCTATTGTTTGAATTTAGTGATCTAATCCATTTATATAAAAAACTTTATAAAATGATAGTAAAAGACAATATAATTAACTATAGCAATATAATGTTAGATATAAACAATATATCTAGAAATATGGAAAAAATGAAAATATTATCAAAAGAATATAGAGTACCAGTTGAAGGCCTTATATGGCTCGGAAGTTGTGGTGCAGGTGCCTCATTTCTTTATATTAATACGAATGGTGATGTTTATCCATGCAATAAGATATATAGTATTAAATTAGGAAATATAAAGCAGATCTTGCGGAGCTTAGCCTCCTCGCGCGCAATGGTCTCGTAG
- a CDS encoding NfeD family protein translates to MDAYTLAVILILVGVALDLAEIVVPGFFLAVPGTAAIIYGVLLAMFPGVVEEPWGPWLLAGLAAPLTLATVALYKRLSPPQKPVTASYEGLVGLTGVVVETVTGDEPRGRVRVAGDEWPAVSASGGEIPPGTRVRVVGVEGVHLIVEPLHGTEEKQ, encoded by the coding sequence GTGGACGCGTACACCCTGGCAGTAATCCTCATACTAGTGGGCGTAGCCCTGGACCTTGCAGAGATCGTGGTCCCCGGTTTCTTCCTAGCAGTCCCGGGCACGGCCGCCATAATCTACGGTGTGCTCTTGGCAATGTTCCCCGGGGTGGTCGAAGAGCCCTGGGGCCCCTGGCTGCTAGCGGGTCTCGCGGCGCCGCTGACCCTCGCCACGGTGGCCCTCTACAAGCGGCTCTCGCCGCCCCAGAAGCCGGTGACAGCGAGCTACGAGGGCCTAGTAGGGCTCACCGGTGTCGTCGTGGAGACCGTTACCGGGGATGAGCCGCGGGGCCGGGTGCGCGTCGCAGGAGACGAGTGGCCCGCGGTAAGCGCCTCCGGCGGCGAGATCCCGCCTGGTACGCGTGTGAGGGTCGTCGGCGTCGAGGGCGTGCACCTCATAGTGGAGCCGCTACATGGCACGGAGGAGAAACAATAA
- a CDS encoding SPFH domain-containing protein, whose translation MLVAAGVRVIRPWEVGIYIRLGRFIGILRPGLHWVPPFISSVHRIDLRTQVVDIPRQEVITRDNSPVVVDAIVYFRVVDPKKAFFEVEDYRMAVVALAQTTLRSVIGDMELDEILYNRAAINARLRRILDEATDKWGVRVESVEIREVEPSPTVKKAMEEQTAAERERRAAILRADGERRAAILQAEGEKQAMILRAEGERASRVLRAEGERMALILRALGEAQRLRVLTAASAAMTPQALSILAMETLQELGRGKATKIVVPYEVTRLLETLSSHIAGAAEKPQPGRTDVEALQEALQRLEQLLGPLPRSEELMSEVKRLQEEAEQLRRQSPEKLEELLKPPKELAEQPAESQEKQER comes from the coding sequence GTGCTGGTCGCGGCCGGGGTCCGTGTCATACGGCCCTGGGAGGTGGGCATCTACATCAGGCTCGGCAGGTTCATAGGCATCCTGCGGCCTGGGCTGCACTGGGTCCCGCCCTTCATCAGCAGCGTCCACCGGATAGACCTGCGTACACAGGTCGTGGACATACCGCGCCAGGAGGTCATAACACGGGACAACTCCCCGGTGGTCGTCGACGCTATAGTCTACTTCCGGGTCGTAGACCCCAAGAAGGCGTTCTTCGAGGTCGAGGACTACCGCATGGCCGTGGTAGCGCTAGCCCAGACAACGCTCCGAAGCGTCATAGGCGACATGGAGCTCGACGAGATACTCTACAACCGCGCCGCGATAAACGCCCGGCTCCGCCGGATACTAGACGAGGCCACAGACAAGTGGGGCGTCCGCGTAGAGAGCGTCGAGATACGAGAGGTGGAGCCCAGCCCCACCGTCAAGAAGGCCATGGAGGAGCAGACAGCCGCCGAGAGGGAGCGGCGCGCAGCGATACTGCGAGCCGACGGAGAGAGGAGGGCAGCCATACTCCAGGCTGAGGGCGAGAAGCAGGCAATGATACTACGCGCAGAAGGCGAGAGAGCCAGCAGAGTGCTGCGCGCCGAGGGCGAGCGAATGGCCCTCATCCTACGGGCCCTCGGCGAGGCCCAGAGGCTGAGGGTACTCACAGCAGCCTCCGCCGCGATGACGCCGCAGGCGCTCAGCATACTAGCGATGGAGACGCTCCAGGAGCTAGGCCGCGGCAAGGCCACCAAGATAGTAGTGCCCTACGAGGTCACGAGGCTCCTAGAGACGCTCAGCAGCCACATAGCAGGAGCAGCCGAGAAGCCACAGCCGGGCAGGACAGACGTCGAGGCCCTCCAGGAGGCGCTCCAGAGGCTAGAACAGCTACTAGGCCCCCTGCCCAGGAGCGAGGAGCTAATGAGCGAGGTAAAACGCCTACAGGAGGAAGCCGAGCAGCTACGCCGCCAGAGCCCCGAGAAGCTGGAAGAACTCCTCAAGCCGCCCAAAGAGCTAGCAGAACAACCAGCCGAGAGCCAGGAGAAACAAGAGAGGTAG
- a CDS encoding PaREP1 family protein, with amino-acid sequence MPTATEALERPLPRPRRDLVGYAAARALEALLEALLALRFLGRGFTRSAAGKALQAWRALTGALPALERDRIAEKLENEEQRRWLEEVGIPRAPTGRLKALSQLLEDAGITGFSAYTAVALLLHDYQYHGPDPAGELSKYPGEEEARKDIVYLLARLAEIAEEKVKPRLEEKRLWSREHQEALERLKAATSS; translated from the coding sequence CTGCCTACAGCTACAGAGGCTCTAGAGCGGCCGCTACCCCGGCCCCGGCGGGACCTGGTGGGCTATGCCGCTGCTCGTGCTCTGGAGGCGCTGCTTGAGGCTTTGCTGGCGCTGAGGTTCCTCGGCCGGGGCTTTACGAGGAGTGCTGCGGGTAAGGCGCTCCAGGCGTGGCGGGCGCTAACCGGGGCGCTGCCGGCCCTCGAGCGGGACAGGATAGCCGAGAAGCTGGAGAACGAGGAGCAGAGGAGATGGCTAGAGGAGGTCGGGATACCCCGGGCCCCGACTGGTAGGCTCAAAGCGCTTAGCCAGCTACTGGAGGACGCTGGCATCACCGGCTTCTCCGCCTACACCGCGGTAGCGCTCCTGCTACACGACTACCAGTACCACGGCCCAGACCCGGCGGGGGAGCTGAGCAAGTACCCCGGCGAGGAGGAGGCTAGAAAGGACATAGTGTACCTGCTAGCGAGGCTAGCCGAGATAGCCGAGGAAAAGGTGAAGCCCCGGCTAGAGGAGAAGAGGCTGTGGAGTAGAGAGCACCAGGAGGCGCTAGAGAGGCTGAAGGCAGCAACCAGCTCCTAG
- a CDS encoding class I SAM-dependent methyltransferase yields MLHHPFAAETLKGRDPVRVVDVCSGVGIAGYAFSKVLIEKGYRVELTLVDVRQDVLLKAREWISGELAVKPTIHIVDAKVLHKVNDEYDLALMWGSSSPHFDPWSMNTLLASVSHVLSPRGLLVMQEADRFRMFLTRGCADIMFVEDECSARMVLDVFKGYDPVRGTCRRRVIDLRNPSRTAVINLYYWSVARLAALSWIFFEDVDVIKQPSGNPLKHLILAYKPRRALSPRQFLKSPYVLKNKEYTIRRI; encoded by the coding sequence GTGCTACATCACCCCTTCGCCGCTGAGACGCTTAAAGGTAGGGACCCAGTGCGGGTAGTAGACGTGTGTAGCGGTGTAGGTATAGCAGGCTATGCGTTCTCGAAAGTATTGATAGAGAAGGGCTACCGGGTAGAGCTGACACTCGTCGATGTCAGGCAAGACGTATTGCTCAAGGCTAGAGAGTGGATAAGCGGCGAACTCGCTGTGAAACCCACAATACACATCGTTGACGCCAAGGTACTCCACAAAGTCAATGATGAGTACGACCTGGCGCTCATGTGGGGCTCCTCTAGTCCACACTTTGACCCCTGGAGCATGAACACTCTGCTAGCATCGGTAAGCCACGTTCTCAGCCCCAGGGGTTTACTGGTCATGCAAGAGGCAGACAGGTTCCGCATGTTCTTGACGAGGGGTTGTGCAGATATAATGTTTGTCGAGGACGAGTGCAGTGCGAGAATGGTGCTCGACGTGTTCAAGGGCTATGATCCGGTGAGGGGCACATGCAGGAGGAGAGTTATTGATCTCAGGAACCCGTCCAGGACGGCGGTTATCAACCTCTACTACTGGAGTGTAGCGAGGCTCGCAGCGCTATCTTGGATATTCTTCGAGGATGTAGACGTGATTAAGCAGCCTAGTGGGAACCCTTTGAAGCACCTTATACTTGCATATAAGCCTAGGAGGGCTCTGTCGCCTCGACAGTTCTTGAAAAGCCCGTATGTACTTAAAAACAAGGAATATACAATAAGAAGAATATGA